One genomic region from Phragmites australis chromosome 1, lpPhrAust1.1, whole genome shotgun sequence encodes:
- the LOC133912690 gene encoding cyclin-T1-4-like, which translates to MSSQSFAAGPATQRPHHHANSYHHDPPPHTRRRRRDHDDPYHPYPVHHAHSYATVPAGTVPYHVSRDPLTLSHLQERIFPPPPHAHQAAGPAPPKRARCAPDPRWDPPPPAAPAPEAPERSREEGAPGPLLSRDEIERRSPSRRDGIDSALEARLRASYCSYLRCLGVRLGLPQTTIATAVVYCHRFFFHRSHAYLDRFLVATAALFLAAKSEETACLLNTVLRASCEVSRNQEFNLLPYMLRGQGWFQQYRESVTQTEQMILTTLDFELEVAHPYASLSSALSKLGLSHTVLFNMAWNLINEGLRSSLWLQFKPHHIAAGAAFLAAKFLRYDITFNPNFWHEFKTTPYVVQDVVQQLKELL; encoded by the exons ATGTCATCCCAGTCTTTCGCCGCCGGCCCGGCCACCCAGCGCCCTCACCACCATGCGAACTCCTATCACCACGACCCTCCGCCCcacacccgccgccgccgccgcgaccaTGACGATCCCTACCACCCCTATCCAGTGCACCATGCGCACTCCTACGCAACCGTCCCCGCCGGCACCGTGCCTTACCACGTCTCCCGCGACCCGCTCACGCTCTCGCACCTCCAAGAGCGCATCtttcctcctccccctcacgCTCACCAGGCCGCGGGCCCGGCCCCGCCGAAGCGGGCCCGCTGCGCGCCCGATCCTCGGTGGGATCCGCCGCCGCCTGCAGCACCAGCCCCTGAGGCGCCGGAGAGGTCTCGGGAGGAAGGCGCCCCCGGGCCGCTGCTGTCGCGGGACGAGATCGAGCGGCGGTCGCCGTCGCGGAGGGATGGGATCGATTCCGCGCTCGAGGCGAGGCTGCGCGCGTCCTACTGCTCATACCTGCGCTGCCTCGGCGTCCGCCTTGGGCT TCCACAGACAACAATCGCGACGGCCGTGGTGTATTGCCACCGTTTCTTCTTCCACAGATCTCACGCCTACCTTGATAGATTT TTGGTTGCGACTGCAGCCTTGTTTCTGGCAGCAAAGTCAGAAGAAACAGCATGCCTTTTGAATACTGTTCTTAGGGCTTCGTGTGAAGTTTCTCGAAATCAAGAATTCAACCTCCTTCCTTATATGCTACGAGGT CAAGGCTGGTTTCAACAGTACAGAGAGAGTGTGACACAGACGGAGCAAATGATACTGACAACACTTGATTTCGAACTTGAAGTAGCCCATCCATATGCATCCCTTTCCTCTGCGCTGAGCAAACTAGGGCTCTCACATACTGTACTATTTAATATGGCTTGGAATCTGATCAACGAAGG GCTCCGAAGTTCACTTTGGCTTCAGTTCAAACCTCATCACATTGCTGCTGGAGCTGCATTCCTTGCTGCAAAGTTCCTCCGCTATGACATTACGTTTAACCCTAATTTCTGGCATGAATTCAAGACAACTCCATATGTTGTTCAAG ATGTTGTCCAGCAGTTGAAGGAGCTTCTTTAG